A part of Citrifermentans bremense genomic DNA contains:
- the tcmP gene encoding three-Cys-motif partner protein TcmP has translation MPIHSFFEKKRTWSRIKDELLKAYLAPYLAKVSKTHKPIIVADCFAGKGRFDDGEPGSPLIITEAISSQLSDLSSPEIKAIFIEKKYFRELKTNLPAYHWINALEGDYQDRIEYFIRNYNPRQRNLFLYVDPYGIKNVLFSYFEAIAKKQFRTVELLLNLNSLGFLREGCRLLKYPVSEHDLPDVYEHDVITVERLDEIAGGQYWREILKEFYSHRLKMQEAEEQFITKYCDRLRQVFRYVINIPIKTNLDNIPKYRMVFGTNHEDGLLLMVDNMNNRWASFREEARDRQSPLFECDLPDPNHLQAAWNIEENILSFINDEVELKELLVRLVEAFGISFSTRQYKEALKKMKGNQVDVRWYPPETPTGKPRSSWDHTTNDFKIMISRRSGWQPSLL, from the coding sequence ATGCCAATCCATTCTTTTTTCGAGAAGAAGCGAACTTGGTCACGGATCAAAGATGAACTTCTGAAGGCATATCTAGCACCATATCTTGCGAAGGTTTCCAAAACTCACAAACCGATCATAGTTGCAGATTGTTTCGCTGGCAAGGGACGTTTCGATGATGGTGAACCAGGGTCTCCATTGATTATCACTGAGGCCATTTCGTCTCAGCTGTCTGATCTCTCTTCACCTGAAATCAAGGCGATTTTCATAGAAAAAAAGTACTTCCGGGAACTGAAGACTAACCTGCCTGCATACCATTGGATTAATGCTCTTGAAGGAGATTACCAAGACCGAATTGAATACTTCATCAGGAACTACAATCCGCGACAGCGGAATTTGTTTTTGTACGTTGATCCTTATGGCATTAAGAACGTTCTCTTTTCCTATTTTGAAGCCATCGCCAAAAAACAATTCCGTACAGTTGAATTATTGCTCAACCTCAACTCACTGGGCTTTCTTCGGGAGGGGTGCCGGCTACTGAAATATCCAGTTTCAGAACATGATCTGCCTGACGTTTATGAACATGACGTTATCACCGTTGAGCGACTTGACGAGATTGCTGGAGGACAGTATTGGCGTGAAATCCTAAAAGAGTTTTACAGCCACCGACTTAAGATGCAGGAAGCAGAGGAACAATTTATTACTAAGTATTGTGATCGGCTGAGACAGGTTTTTCGTTATGTAATAAATATCCCAATTAAGACTAATTTAGACAACATCCCGAAGTATCGTATGGTTTTTGGTACCAATCACGAAGATGGGCTTTTGCTGATGGTAGACAATATGAATAATCGTTGGGCCTCCTTTAGAGAGGAAGCACGTGACAGACAGTCGCCGTTATTTGAGTGCGATCTCCCGGATCCAAACCATCTGCAGGCTGCATGGAACATTGAGGAGAACATTCTTTCGTTCATCAATGATGAAGTAGAATTAAAGGAGTTGCTAGTAAGGCTTGTTGAAGCTTTCGGTATATCTTTTTCAACGCGCCAATATAAGGAGGCACTGAAGAAGATGAAGGGAAACCAGGTTGACGTGAGGTGGTACCCACCAGAGACCCCAACGGGGAAGCCTCGCTCGAGTTGGGACCACACAACAAATGACTTTAAGATAATGATCAGTAGGAGAAGTGGATGGCAACCGTCACTGCTATAG
- a CDS encoding DUF5131 family protein: MATVTAIEWTEETWNPVKGCSKVSAGCTNCYAEVMAHRLQAMGAKGYENGFQVTLLPERLQQPIQKKKSTRYFVNSMGDLFHENVPDAFIDDVFSVIEQTPQHIYQILTKRSRRLSEYCGSKRLPTNAWMGVTVEDRKDGIQRIDNLRTVNASVRFLSIEPLLQDLGTLNLVGINWVIVGGESGPKARPMDEEWVRSIKEQCDKRNVAFFFKQWGTWGQDKVKRNKKENGRLLLGRTWSAYPNVAG; encoded by the coding sequence ATGGCAACCGTCACTGCTATAGAGTGGACTGAAGAGACATGGAACCCCGTAAAAGGATGCAGCAAGGTGAGTGCCGGTTGCACCAATTGCTATGCTGAAGTAATGGCCCATCGCCTTCAAGCTATGGGAGCCAAGGGTTATGAAAACGGGTTTCAAGTCACACTGCTCCCAGAGCGGCTTCAGCAGCCGATTCAAAAGAAAAAATCAACGCGTTACTTTGTTAATTCTATGGGGGATCTCTTCCATGAAAACGTTCCTGATGCTTTCATCGATGATGTCTTTTCCGTCATAGAGCAGACTCCTCAGCACATTTATCAAATATTAACTAAGCGCTCGCGTAGATTATCAGAATATTGCGGCTCTAAGAGACTTCCCACCAATGCGTGGATGGGCGTTACAGTAGAGGATAGAAAAGACGGTATCCAGCGGATTGATAATTTACGAACCGTAAACGCCTCTGTGAGATTCCTGTCTATCGAACCATTGCTGCAGGACCTTGGGACTCTAAATTTAGTCGGAATCAACTGGGTAATAGTGGGAGGGGAATCCGGCCCCAAAGCTAGACCCATGGACGAAGAATGGGTTCGATCGATTAAAGAGCAGTGCGATAAGCGGAATGTTGCCTTCTTTTTTAAGCAGTGGGGTACGTGGGGACAGGACAAGGTCAAACGCAACAAAAAGGAAAATGGTCGACTGCTGCTCGGTAGAACTTGGTCAGCTTATCCCAATGTGGCAGGCTAA
- a CDS encoding YajG family lipoprotein: MGKMKSFVLVVVALSSLMFGGCALTTATVDINYTPQSGVTAVENAKSVICNVQVSDSRNEKVKVSSKKNGFGMEMAQILPAENVAVTFQKAIEYELKARGFGLSREDSLVTIDADLTKYYNDFKTGFFAGDAVAELNMGVTIKNKKGDFLYSHQFVAEGIERNIQLMTGENAELALEKALNEGMQKLFADKTFIAALLKAKN; the protein is encoded by the coding sequence ATGGGAAAAATGAAGTCATTCGTTCTTGTTGTTGTAGCACTGTCTTCTCTGATGTTCGGCGGTTGTGCGCTCACCACTGCGACAGTAGACATCAATTACACTCCGCAGAGCGGCGTAACCGCTGTAGAGAACGCCAAATCTGTAATCTGCAACGTGCAGGTGAGTGACAGTCGCAACGAGAAGGTCAAGGTAAGCAGCAAGAAGAACGGGTTCGGCATGGAAATGGCGCAAATCCTGCCCGCGGAGAATGTAGCGGTCACCTTCCAGAAAGCCATCGAGTACGAGCTGAAGGCCCGCGGTTTCGGACTTAGCCGTGAGGACTCCCTCGTCACTATAGATGCCGATCTGACGAAGTACTACAACGACTTCAAGACAGGATTCTTTGCGGGGGACGCCGTTGCGGAGCTGAACATGGGGGTCACCATAAAGAACAAGAAGGGGGACTTCCTGTACTCACATCAGTTCGTTGCGGAGGGAATCGAGCGTAATATCCAACTGATGACCGGCGAGAATGCCGAGCTTGCGCTGGAGAAGGCACTTAACGAAGGGATGCAGAAGCTGTTTGCCGACAAGACCTTCATAGCGGCCCTGCTGAAGGCAAAGAACTAG
- a CDS encoding HDOD domain-containing protein, producing MGVLFQVELSFMPIQDILQWIDMNRLTCVVTISRENNSGVTFYLEKGKLVLAGSQKKGLQFGQFLVASGALSEVQVFQALTESKSKGVSLTRYLVENSLVSPGVLTDIMSDLVEKLILDLLANNAGSVSITTPLPEILANGPITLETARVLFNAVRIYDEQNRDSLQRDEAIEGINKRLYNEDFQLPVLPGMLMQLISLMEDDNTTVQEMVKLIMTDQVLISRILKVANSAFYSVSGQVDSIHYAIVRLGMREVLNIVTGIQVLSMQNRDIPQEKFQAILDGALKTAFLASGLARQLREDPEEAFLGGLLLDLGKTVILSVAKDFEIEESVFDELMHSRHAEIGAMIAKKWNYPESIQNLIRYHHNRNFGEIVNRMIALLQVADQAVQSPSGKEIDPKLLDSLDLPLEAVMEVHSKAMDSFNQIKSI from the coding sequence ATGGGAGTCTTGTTCCAGGTTGAATTGAGCTTCATGCCGATTCAGGATATCTTGCAGTGGATCGACATGAACCGTCTCACTTGCGTGGTCACCATTTCACGCGAGAACAACAGCGGCGTCACCTTCTATCTGGAAAAGGGAAAGCTGGTCCTGGCCGGGTCCCAGAAAAAGGGTCTGCAATTCGGCCAGTTCCTCGTGGCCTCTGGCGCGCTCTCCGAAGTGCAGGTATTCCAGGCGCTAACGGAAAGTAAGAGCAAGGGGGTTTCGCTCACCAGGTACCTGGTTGAAAACTCACTGGTATCTCCCGGTGTCCTCACTGATATCATGTCCGACCTGGTCGAGAAACTGATCCTCGACCTCCTCGCCAACAACGCCGGTTCAGTCTCCATCACGACTCCGCTACCCGAAATTCTTGCCAATGGGCCGATCACCCTGGAAACGGCGCGCGTCCTCTTCAACGCAGTCAGGATCTACGACGAGCAAAACAGGGACTCGCTGCAACGGGACGAGGCGATCGAGGGGATCAACAAGCGGCTTTACAATGAGGACTTCCAGCTTCCGGTTCTTCCCGGCATGCTCATGCAGCTGATTTCGCTCATGGAAGATGACAACACCACGGTGCAGGAGATGGTCAAACTGATCATGACCGACCAGGTCCTGATCTCCCGCATCCTCAAGGTTGCCAATTCTGCTTTTTACTCGGTGTCCGGGCAGGTGGACTCGATCCACTACGCCATAGTCCGGCTTGGGATGCGCGAGGTGCTTAACATCGTGACTGGAATCCAGGTGCTCTCGATGCAGAACCGCGATATTCCCCAGGAAAAGTTTCAGGCTATCCTCGATGGCGCGTTGAAGACGGCATTTCTGGCCAGTGGGCTGGCCAGGCAGTTGAGGGAGGATCCGGAAGAGGCGTTCCTTGGCGGGTTGCTACTTGATCTCGGCAAGACGGTCATACTGAGTGTTGCCAAGGATTTCGAGATAGAGGAGTCGGTCTTCGATGAGCTCATGCATTCCCGGCATGCTGAAATCGGGGCAATGATAGCCAAGAAGTGGAATTACCCGGAGTCGATCCAGAATCTGATCCGCTACCACCACAACCGCAACTTCGGTGAGATCGTCAATAGGATGATCGCGCTTCTCCAGGTAGCAGACCAGGCCGTTCAGTCCCCATCCGGAAAGGAGATAGATCCGAAGCTGCTTGATTCCCTCGACCTCCCTCTGGAAGCGGTTATGGAGGTCCATTCGAAAGCAATGGATTCCTTCAACCAAATTAAGTCCATATAA
- a CDS encoding GNAT family N-acetyltransferase: protein MREHEHSTVRCSFERHADAILEIFNDAIMTSTALYDYKPRTRQTMVDWFAAKRAGNFPVVGIEDNDGVLLGFGSYGTFRSWPAYKYTVEHSVYVHKDHRGQGLGRAVMRELIAVAQENDVHAMVGAIDAANTGSIALHEQLGFKHVGTLPQVGFKFGRWLDLAFYQLLLDTPAHPVDG, encoded by the coding sequence ATGAGAGAGCATGAGCACTCGACCGTGCGCTGCAGTTTCGAGCGACATGCGGATGCGATCCTGGAAATTTTCAACGATGCGATCATGACCTCGACCGCGCTCTACGACTACAAGCCCCGGACGCGGCAGACCATGGTCGACTGGTTTGCCGCGAAGCGTGCCGGCAACTTTCCGGTGGTCGGCATCGAGGACAACGATGGTGTGCTTCTGGGATTCGGCAGCTATGGCACGTTTCGAAGCTGGCCTGCCTACAAGTACACCGTGGAGCACTCTGTTTATGTGCACAAGGATCATCGTGGGCAGGGGCTCGGGCGGGCTGTGATGCGGGAATTGATAGCGGTGGCGCAAGAGAACGACGTGCATGCAATGGTAGGTGCAATCGATGCTGCGAACACCGGGAGTATCGCGCTGCATGAGCAACTTGGCTTCAAGCACGTTGGCACCTTGCCGCAGGTCGGATTCAAATTCGGCAGGTGGCTCGACCTGGCATTCTACCAGTTGTTGCTGGATACGCCTGCCCATCCCGTCGATGGCTGA
- a CDS encoding L,D-transpeptidase family protein, which translates to MHKIFRLPFIANVVRPLFLCCFLLYLNGCAAMNRAAEPSSLSPAPMQREIERNAFPVAAGDDVIGTLAVVKLEKGDTLPDIARHFSLGINAISAANPGVDVWVPEPGREVILPLTFILPDAPRKGIVVNLATMRLFRFKGNVVSTYPVGVGTSERPTPTGKMRVERKAALPTWRVPASIAEDHRKKGDPLPAEIPPGALNPLGERALYLSKAGYLIHGTNKPASIGLKATNGCLRLYPENVTALYEETPVNTPVLIVNQPYLVGERDGVLYLEAHAPRESSGALEWEKLSAKLKKLEKNYGRGLDWKKISQIRMEARGVPVPILALGPDGGKESVKPVTLEHPPQVFGAPEIPELRLDAWYVLAANVREELEARRIAAIINHQGPPIPARVLSKSGNSYRVIAGPFDNAGVAKEAVRRLKLDLELDGILIDPVAKM; encoded by the coding sequence ATGCACAAGATCTTTCGGCTGCCATTCATAGCGAACGTTGTTCGCCCCTTGTTTCTCTGCTGCTTCCTCCTGTACCTGAACGGATGCGCAGCCATGAACAGGGCTGCCGAGCCATCGTCTCTGAGCCCGGCTCCCATGCAGAGGGAGATCGAGCGGAACGCCTTTCCGGTAGCTGCAGGTGATGACGTCATCGGCACCCTGGCAGTGGTGAAGTTGGAGAAGGGTGACACCCTGCCCGACATCGCCCGGCATTTCAGCCTGGGTATCAACGCGATAAGTGCCGCCAATCCAGGTGTCGATGTCTGGGTGCCTGAACCGGGGAGGGAGGTGATACTCCCCTTGACCTTCATCCTCCCCGATGCCCCCCGCAAAGGGATCGTGGTCAACCTGGCAACCATGCGTCTTTTCCGCTTCAAGGGGAACGTCGTGTCGACCTACCCGGTAGGTGTCGGCACCTCCGAGCGGCCGACTCCTACAGGTAAGATGCGCGTGGAAAGAAAGGCTGCCCTTCCCACCTGGCGCGTGCCCGCTTCAATTGCGGAAGATCACAGGAAAAAGGGAGATCCTCTCCCTGCGGAAATTCCCCCGGGAGCCCTCAACCCATTGGGCGAGCGCGCGCTTTATCTGAGCAAGGCCGGCTACTTGATCCACGGCACCAACAAGCCGGCCAGCATAGGCCTTAAGGCGACGAACGGGTGCCTGCGACTCTATCCGGAGAACGTAACTGCGCTCTACGAGGAGACCCCGGTGAACACCCCTGTGTTAATCGTGAACCAGCCATATCTCGTTGGGGAACGCGATGGGGTCCTGTATCTGGAGGCCCATGCGCCCAGGGAAAGCTCCGGCGCCCTGGAGTGGGAAAAGCTGTCGGCAAAACTCAAGAAGCTGGAAAAGAATTACGGTCGAGGGCTCGACTGGAAAAAGATCTCTCAGATACGTATGGAAGCCAGGGGTGTTCCTGTCCCCATCTTGGCCTTAGGTCCAGACGGCGGGAAAGAGAGTGTCAAACCGGTAACTCTCGAACACCCGCCCCAGGTATTCGGCGCCCCGGAGATACCAGAGCTGCGGCTGGACGCCTGGTATGTCCTGGCTGCCAACGTGCGCGAGGAGTTGGAGGCTCGGCGGATTGCCGCCATCATCAACCACCAGGGTCCGCCCATCCCGGCACGGGTCTTGTCGAAGAGCGGCAACAGCTACCGTGTCATCGCCGGCCCCTTCGATAACGCCGGCGTGGCCAAGGAGGCGGTGAGACGCCTGAAACTCGACCTGGAACTCGATGGGATATTGATCGATCCTGTTGCAAAGATGTAG
- a CDS encoding Lpp/OprI family alanine-zipper lipoprotein, translating to MKKGALLVTMMLVPAVAMTGCATSGDLAKVQTQERAIGAKADQALQEAQAAKATADAAKAQADAAAARAENAAKAAEEREKLAAEKERLAAEKEKAAEEREKIAQEKGERADAAFYKSMRK from the coding sequence ATGAAGAAAGGTGCTCTTTTGGTCACGATGATGCTTGTTCCCGCTGTTGCCATGACGGGATGTGCGACGTCAGGGGATCTCGCGAAGGTGCAGACGCAGGAAAGGGCGATCGGCGCTAAAGCCGATCAGGCATTGCAGGAAGCCCAGGCTGCCAAGGCCACGGCGGATGCGGCCAAGGCACAGGCCGATGCTGCAGCGGCTCGGGCGGAAAATGCGGCAAAAGCGGCAGAGGAAAGAGAAAAGCTCGCCGCCGAGAAGGAAAGGCTGGCCGCAGAAAAGGAAAAGGCTGCCGAGGAGCGGGAAAAGATCGCGCAAGAAAAGGGAGAGCGGGCTGACGCCGCTTTTTACAAGTCGATGAGGAAGTAA
- a CDS encoding L,D-transpeptidase family protein — translation MEVTTVSRKWKQLCLFIVLAALVFPAGGCSHLDGSFRAASAFEEAGGRSDRGDYPAALSGYEEALKKYPAAGDRALFEMGIIHAHPNNPQKDYGKALECYRTLIKDYPRSSYRPDSEMMIFYLANVTMKDKLLDTQRNEIEVLQREVNKQRDEIATLQREIGNKEGEIASLQQEITALEKAASPPPAVIKGPADKILIEKKERRLTLMAKGEVLKSYKISLGGNPNGPKERQGDNKTPEGTYQIDSRNSDSQYHLSLHISYPNERDKRRARQMGVSPGGDIMIHGMRNGFSWFGEYHTSIDWTRGCIAVTDNEILEISELVPNGTVVEITP, via the coding sequence ATGGAAGTTACAACTGTAAGCAGGAAATGGAAGCAGCTTTGCCTTTTCATTGTCCTCGCCGCATTAGTTTTCCCGGCGGGCGGATGCAGCCACCTCGACGGCTCATTCCGCGCCGCTTCCGCATTTGAAGAAGCCGGCGGCCGTTCCGACCGGGGTGATTACCCGGCCGCTTTGAGCGGATACGAAGAGGCCTTGAAGAAGTACCCCGCCGCCGGGGACAGGGCTTTGTTCGAAATGGGGATCATCCACGCCCACCCGAATAACCCGCAGAAGGATTACGGCAAAGCGCTGGAGTGCTACCGGACCCTGATTAAGGATTACCCCCGAAGCAGTTACAGGCCGGACAGCGAGATGATGATTTTTTACCTCGCCAATGTGACGATGAAGGATAAACTCCTCGACACCCAGCGAAACGAGATCGAGGTTCTCCAGCGCGAGGTAAATAAACAGCGGGACGAGATAGCAACCCTGCAGCGGGAGATCGGTAACAAGGAAGGCGAAATTGCCTCGCTGCAGCAGGAAATCACGGCGCTGGAGAAAGCCGCCTCTCCTCCCCCTGCGGTCATTAAGGGACCGGCCGACAAGATCCTGATAGAGAAGAAAGAACGACGCTTGACCCTGATGGCGAAGGGCGAGGTGCTCAAAAGCTACAAGATTTCTTTGGGGGGAAATCCCAACGGTCCCAAGGAAAGGCAGGGGGATAACAAGACACCGGAAGGAACCTACCAGATCGATTCGAGGAACAGCGACAGCCAGTATCACCTCTCCCTTCATATCTCCTACCCCAACGAGCGGGACAAAAGGCGAGCCAGGCAAATGGGGGTTTCCCCGGGCGGAGACATCATGATTCACGGGATGCGCAACGGCTTCTCGTGGTTTGGCGAATACCACACCTCCATCGACTGGACCAGGGGATGTATCGCCGTAACCGACAATGAAATACTGGAGATAAGTGAACTGGTGCCAAACGGCACTGTCGTGGAAATAACCCCATAG
- a CDS encoding GSU3128 family (seleno)protein: MKIRKKILDFEYEEVLEVKYRELIRVGCAVAVGCPDULKKHFAVAKQAGATEAELNEAMAYGMIAPSGRAKNFVLGMKGTLDEL; encoded by the coding sequence ATGAAGATCCGCAAAAAGATTCTCGATTTCGAGTATGAAGAGGTTCTGGAAGTCAAGTACCGCGAACTGATACGGGTGGGCTGCGCCGTCGCTGTCGGGTGCCCCGATTGACTCAAGAAGCACTTCGCGGTCGCGAAGCAAGCAGGCGCCACTGAAGCGGAACTGAACGAGGCCATGGCCTACGGCATGATCGCACCGTCCGGAAGGGCGAAAAACTTCGTGCTCGGCATGAAGGGGACACTGGACGAGTTGTAA
- a CDS encoding MATE family efflux transporter, producing the protein MKRLFIKKRRKPVSIRRNVAALSMPVLLSSLFQRLVSIVDIFMVGGLGAAAIAATGLGQLLIFVTMTVFWGLSTGANVVIAHLWGAGRHLEARRAGFASLLLCALLAVAATLLGSGFGSEVATFMGASPDVLAYASPYIRLVFLYFAFTAGLNILSAISQGTGNTRTPMEAILLVNILHVVIAYPLIYGKFGFPRYGVIGAAYAINISEAVGFSYLLIQSLRKGYLKIGPPDLVLLKKVWKIGYPVALERIAQQSGQLFYSKFIIGFGTAAYAAHQIGLSIESLSFMPGAGMGIAAATLMGQSLGAKKLRRAHMSHTEALRLAIIVMACMACLFFFIPHHLIALFTSDPDVIEKGSVFLKLVAFAQVPLAISFVYAGSLRGTGDTHYVFLVTLVAMWGIRVLLSYVAAVPLHLSLYAVWGVFLVDWFFRAGAFYWRYQRRDLHSVII; encoded by the coding sequence TTGAAGCGTCTTTTCATCAAAAAGAGAAGGAAGCCGGTCTCCATACGCCGCAACGTCGCCGCGCTTTCGATGCCGGTGCTCCTGTCGTCCCTGTTCCAGCGCTTGGTTTCCATTGTCGACATCTTCATGGTAGGCGGGCTGGGAGCTGCAGCCATCGCCGCCACCGGCCTCGGCCAGCTGCTAATCTTCGTGACCATGACGGTGTTCTGGGGGCTCTCCACCGGCGCCAACGTGGTCATCGCGCATCTGTGGGGAGCTGGGCGCCACCTGGAGGCGCGCCGGGCAGGGTTCGCCTCGCTTTTGCTTTGCGCCCTCCTTGCCGTGGCGGCGACGCTTCTAGGGAGCGGTTTCGGCAGCGAGGTGGCTACTTTCATGGGGGCGAGCCCCGACGTCCTGGCCTACGCCTCCCCCTACATCCGGCTGGTTTTTCTCTACTTCGCCTTCACCGCCGGGCTCAACATCCTTTCCGCCATCAGCCAGGGTACCGGCAACACCAGGACGCCGATGGAGGCGATCCTCCTGGTCAACATCCTGCACGTGGTCATCGCCTACCCGCTCATCTACGGCAAGTTCGGCTTCCCACGCTACGGTGTGATCGGGGCGGCTTACGCCATAAACATCTCGGAGGCCGTCGGTTTCAGCTATCTGCTGATCCAGTCGCTCAGGAAGGGGTATCTCAAGATCGGCCCCCCCGACCTGGTGCTATTGAAAAAGGTGTGGAAGATCGGCTACCCTGTCGCGCTGGAGCGGATCGCCCAACAGTCGGGGCAGCTTTTCTACTCCAAGTTCATCATCGGCTTCGGCACTGCCGCCTACGCGGCACACCAGATCGGCCTCTCCATCGAATCGCTCTCCTTCATGCCGGGGGCCGGCATGGGGATCGCCGCCGCCACCTTGATGGGGCAGTCGCTTGGGGCCAAAAAGCTCAGGCGCGCCCACATGAGCCACACCGAGGCGCTACGGCTCGCCATCATCGTCATGGCCTGCATGGCTTGCCTCTTTTTCTTCATTCCGCACCACCTGATCGCCCTCTTCACCAGCGACCCCGACGTCATCGAAAAGGGGAGCGTCTTCCTGAAGCTGGTCGCCTTCGCCCAGGTGCCGCTCGCCATCTCCTTCGTCTATGCCGGGAGCCTGCGCGGCACAGGCGACACGCACTACGTATTCCTGGTGACCCTGGTCGCCATGTGGGGGATCAGGGTGCTTCTCTCCTACGTCGCCGCGGTCCCGCTGCATCTCTCGCTCTACGCCGTCTGGGGTGTGTTCCTCGTGGACTGGTTCTTCCGGGCGGGCGCCTTCTACTGGCGCTACCAGCGCCGCGACCTGCACAGCGTGATCATCTAG
- a CDS encoding methyltransferase domain-containing protein, translated as MQLSFAPTVDGDEIQRRLELLLVPGPLLDAPLSLRIDRLARSFAGYAASYPLPLWAPGLVIDNEMRSLTEALLPMAEIRPLFERLLKKGCRFSPLLSGCYLHSSASWIDFLQRLHPPLPLANPAATLSRLAEDFEARRRFLFSLMLPHHYGGGFDRYPLQSQWLSGWLKERAGSFIRGIRVLDSACGSGEGTYQVAELLQEAGYSGRSCEVHGSTLEEIELFAAAHLYFPHDPQREREYRARTAPLLSAADPPRLEFYLDRVGSVPQREPYHLVLCNGLLGGPLLHDEAGLDAAFAGLAARLLPGGVLLAADRFHAGWRLRVPAERLKELMQAHGLTPIEVPEGIAGKKEAVLVQYPKGVARG; from the coding sequence ATGCAGCTCTCCTTCGCACCCACAGTTGACGGCGACGAGATACAGAGACGGCTGGAACTGCTCCTGGTCCCGGGCCCTCTCCTCGACGCGCCGCTTTCCTTGAGGATTGACCGCCTCGCCCGCTCCTTCGCAGGCTACGCGGCGAGTTATCCCCTGCCGCTTTGGGCTCCGGGGCTCGTGATCGACAACGAGATGCGGAGCCTGACCGAGGCGCTCCTCCCGATGGCTGAGATCCGCCCTCTTTTCGAGCGCCTGCTTAAGAAGGGGTGCCGCTTCTCCCCTCTTCTCTCCGGCTGCTACCTCCACAGCTCTGCCAGCTGGATCGATTTCCTGCAGCGCCTGCACCCTCCTCTGCCGCTGGCTAACCCCGCCGCCACCCTCTCCCGGCTGGCCGAAGACTTTGAGGCGCGGCGGCGTTTTCTCTTCTCGCTGATGCTCCCACACCACTACGGCGGCGGCTTCGACCGCTACCCCCTGCAGTCGCAGTGGCTTTCCGGGTGGCTAAAGGAGCGGGCGGGAAGTTTTATCCGGGGGATCCGGGTCCTGGACAGCGCCTGCGGCAGCGGCGAGGGAACTTACCAGGTTGCGGAACTGCTGCAGGAAGCTGGTTATTCGGGGAGGAGTTGCGAGGTGCACGGGTCGACTCTGGAAGAGATCGAGCTCTTCGCGGCGGCTCATCTCTACTTCCCGCACGACCCGCAGCGGGAACGAGAGTACCGGGCGCGGACGGCGCCGCTTTTAAGCGCGGCCGATCCCCCCAGGCTCGAGTTTTATCTGGACCGGGTCGGTTCCGTCCCACAAAGGGAGCCGTACCACCTGGTCTTATGCAACGGCCTTTTGGGCGGGCCGCTGCTGCACGATGAGGCTGGGCTCGACGCGGCCTTCGCCGGCCTTGCCGCGCGTCTTCTCCCGGGCGGGGTCCTCTTGGCCGCCGACCGCTTCCACGCCGGGTGGCGGCTGCGGGTGCCGGCGGAGAGGCTCAAGGAGTTGATGCAGGCGCACGGGCTCACGCCGATCGAGGTGCCGGAAGGGATCGCAGGGAAGAAAGAGGCCGTTCTCGTGCAGTACCCCAAAGGCGTCGCACGCGGATGA